The Lolium rigidum isolate FL_2022 chromosome 2, APGP_CSIRO_Lrig_0.1, whole genome shotgun sequence genomic interval gatgataacacgaaggtggactttttaggcatagatgcggttggatggcggtctatgtactttgtcgtaatgcccaattaaatctcactatacttatcatgtcatgtatgtgcattgttatgccctctctatttgtcaattgcccgactgtaatttgttcacccaacatgcttttatcttatgggagagacacctctagtgagctgtggaccacggtccattctttaatgcttgaaatacaaatctcttgcaatacttgtttttactattttctctgcaaacaatcatcttccacacaatacggttaatcctttgttacagcaagccggtgagattgacaacctcctctgtttcgttggggcaaagtactttggttgtgttgtgcgggttccacgttggcgccggaatccacggtgttgcgccgcactacatcccgccgccatcaaccttcaacgtgcttcttggctcctcctggttcgataaaccttggtttctttcgaggaaaacttgccgctgtgcgcatcataccttcctctgggGTTGCCcagcgaacgtgtgaaatacacgccatcaaggagcGGCGGGCGAGGCTCCTCCCGggacgtcgctcgctaccgccggcatgcgactcctccgtccggcgccgccgtctccgtcgtcgacctcgaagcctccgacgacgacctGGCACACagccatcgccgtccccgcctcgcaccggtggccggtggggagacgccggccaaggcagcagcccggggggcttcggcgccgccgcagAGTTCGGCgatgacggctccgacgacgatggcggcgacggcgacatggactacacggtgttctaccgccatttcggcatgtagagcgccgtgttttaatattcTGATTGtagttcccctagccgaattcgaaatatagttcgAATTCGGTCTATAtctatgaacttcgccctctatatagtaaatatcattaaatttagtccaaATTCGGCCGTTTTATGCCATAGTTTATCacgtttccgtttttcaaatttagatcgccgtCTTCGCCTAAGATCGCGGCtggaaactactcctcctcacgccaaatttacgtccaatccggacgtaaatttcccCGAGCTCGGCGTGGGGGAGAGGGGAGGCAAGCGAGTGGAATGCTCTNNNNNNNNNNNNNNNNNNNNNNNNNNNNNNNNNNNNNNNNNNNNNNNNNNNNNNNNNNNNNNNNNNNNNNNNNNNNNNNNNNNNNNNNNNNNNNNNNNNNGACGCatatgacttcgtcaatctcaagacctgaCAGGTAAGTCTCTTAGACCTAATCTCTCGAGGGTGTTATAGCGGTAAGATGTGCGCGTGTTCATAGATACCATAAGGGTAGAATATGCGTCAATcaataatttaaaattcaaaagatTGTACAATCAATAATTTCTTTTATCCTCCAATGTTAAGAAGTTACTACCACACAAAAAAAGTTACTAGCAACACTATCTACTTCTCTCTCCGATTTAGTTTATTAAGCTCTTTAAGAGCTGCATGGTGACCATGGCAAGCACTACttgtttgattcatatgataGGAAAACTGGAGGAGTAGGAAAAATGGAGGAATGCTATGGCTTGCCCTATTGAATCCTGTAGGAAAGAAACCTATTAGAATTGATACGCCTTGTTGTTTGATAGCACCATAAAAAGACACGGGAATTTTCTTCCTTGGTAGGAATTTTACAAAGAGCTCATAGATAATGGAAAAGTTCCTACATGAATAGGCTAGGGGAGATCCATAGGATATAACCTTATAGGTTCtattcctacaaatcaaacaacaGCCATACAAAAAAATCCATAGGAATACAATTCCATGAGAATCCTATGCAATTCCTACATATCAAACAAGCTCATAGTACTAGTGGGTAGTATTAGATAGCAGTATCATATCTGTGTATCtataatgcatggtatcatgaagtagtatcatagtcttaTTATATTATTATTTATTAATTTATAAACTCTCAATGCGAAattgtgtacaagatctattttaCAAGAGAGTGGCATGAAAAAACTCCAACAATAATCAAGATAATCTGACAAATAATCCAACAAAGAACCCGTTGAAGACCACGTCATTCTGATGCCTCCAAAGGCACCAGAAGACAAGAGTGATTGTCGCCCAGAGATCTCTCCGGTCCTTGAGTGGCACCATCCTGTCGAATCACCCGTCGAGAAGGGAGGGTGTCTGGCCCTATCATCCAGGCCGGCATGCATTAGTGCGCGAGCACAAACCTGACGAGCAAGCATGCAACCTAGCAAGAGATGCTGCAATCTACGCTTTGTCCCTGATCATAGAGAACTGACACCTCGCCTGGTGTGGCAAACACCTACTGATCAGGCGATCCGCCGTCCATGATCTGTTCAACAAGGCTAACCACGCGAAGAACCCGACAACTGTgtgtgtggtggtggtggggggcggcggggggggggggtattgTTTAGCACAAGAAATATTTATCGTGTATGTAAAAACcgtaatttaccttttgtgttacAAAATAAAGAGTTTATCAGACATGAGCACAAAGGTATTCAATAAAAATGATGAAGTGTTAAGGCGAGTGGGACCAAATAAGCAtgctctactacaaatccatattTTTCTGGTTTTACCTAATATATTATATTCTTGTCATGAAACTAAGTCATGTCATTTTGAACATGGTCATGGAATTGTGAAAATTGGTCGCACATGATGTTGCATCCCTAAAATCAGTGATTCTTTCAGGCAAATTTGTTTTGGGGGTTGTGGGTGTTCCGTAAACATGTCCATCTCACTTGCCCAAACCTCTACCGGAGTGGACCTCAAAATCAAGACATGGATCTTGTTAAAAATAAGTGCAAAATGTAGCTTTATTCATATATTAGCAGACCTCTAAAAAAGATGATGTTTACCAAAAGCCTCGTCTCCTACACTTCCACGAGCGGTATCTGTGCGTCAAACTAACAGGTCAACGTCCAGGTTTAATGTAGCGAAGAATACATAAGGTTGACACACAAGAATGGCTCCAAAGTTGCTTCTGATTTCTGCAAAGACCAAAAGGAATACCACCGCCAGTATATCAATGTAGCTTTTATGTGACAGTAGAGATTTATACATCTCCAATCATTTATGTCTTTGATTCCATGTACCGTATATGGATCTGAAAAGTTCAGGAGGTTTCAGTAAGGGACGCGGATTCGAACTGAAGGCGGACCAGATCTCATGTCCTCAAGAATGAGGTTGAAAAGTGTCTGAGCAATTGGGCCTTCTTTGCCTGTTAAGGAACATGTGAAGCAATCAGCATTTTGTTTAATCCTTCTGTTACTACAAGGAAGTTGCTGTTATGAGAGCTAGTTAAGGGATTTTGAAGAAAGGAATTCTCCTTACCTGAGCCAATCATCTGATCATCCCACTGAACAACAGGCTTGACAAGAATTCCACTCCCAATGAGCATCATTTCATCGGCCGCCTTCCTTCCTGGACACTCACATTCCTTGAAGATATCCCACTGAGCCCTCCATTCTCCACTAGCTGCTCAGCGAGGGCTAGAACCCGTTTTGCCGTGCACCCGCTCAGGATCTTGTCGAAGCGGGGCATGAGAAGTTCCTTGTTCCGTGTCACAAAGCCAACATTCATGTTCGAACCCTCAGCAACGAAACCCTCATCATCCAACCAGATGCCAGTAAATCCACCATTTTCCTCACCTTCCACCTTGGTGAGCGCATTTGGCAGGTAATTTACACTTTTCATGACTGCAAACTGTGGAGACTTTACCGGTATGGATGATGTGATCACTTTGCAGCCTGATGGTACTGGCAAGGTTGGACTATCAATGACAATAGCATAGAGGGCTGATTTTGTACAGCCAGATGAAGACAATTGGAAATCTCCGGGCCCGACAGACAACCAGTACCTAAGCGAACCTTGAGTACAGTTTGATGCACACACAGTTTGAATAAGTACACTTAGAATTGTTGATCGATCAAAAGGCAATGGGATTTTGGCCATATGTGCAGACTTGAGGAAGCGGTCAAGGTGCTGTTCTAACTCATAGAGGTGACTGCCAGTAATACACCAACAAAGGAAACAAGTTAAATACTCCTAGTTGATATTGATGAAGTTTGGAAGCAAAATTTGAAGGGAATTGAGCAAAGAAAAACAGCAACAAACTTGTTATTGATGGTTGCATatcatgttttttttcttctttttgacaAAAAGATGCATGTCAACCTTTTTATAAGATACATGTCACGCTAATTTGACAGAAGCAAAATTTCTTACCCATCCATAATAGCAGCAGTATCAAAAACACCATGTCCTCTATGAACCATGTGATCATCAATTGGTATCACCATTGCAGAGGGATCTGTGGTAATTCCACCAAAAATACTAGAGTACATGGCCATATACGTTTGATTTCTCGCACCGGAAGCTTGGAATGCATCAAGCCTTTTGGCAACCTATAGGGAAAAGTTTTCATTTAATTTTATGTTGTGACACTACGTTTCAAGAGAAAACCATACTCCGTCGATCATTTAACTGAGACATCTAAAACACATATATTGATCTGATTACAGATAGTAATGTCCAAACTCCAAGTGACGGGAAAAAGGAAACATCCAGCGTAGATACATAATTTCAAGTTTCTCTTACTTCTGTACAATCTGATACTCTGCTCAGTTAAAAGATGGAACTTAAGAAATGCTCGAAAGTAGTCTCTACAGTCATGAGGTGAAGTACCAAGGCATGTCTCTTAGTAGAACTTTTCGTTGGTAATTTCTTTGATATTATAATATGATGTTAGTATTTCACAAAATAACATGTGTTCTTTAAATCCAATACAACAGCAAACCCCAGATGAATTCTCGTAAATCTGCAGGTTTTTATAATCCGGATAGCTCAGAAGTCAAGATGAAACATTGCTTTGAGATCGGCCGGCCATACCGTGGTTGCAAGTTGCAACAAACAGTTCTGAAGAAATTTACTAGTGAACACAACGTACATCTAGTATTGTGTGCTAATCAAAGCATTAACTAAGACAAGTGCAAGAGTAATGACAACAGATAAGAACATTTCTCTCTAAACTATGGGCCACCAAACGTCCATGTTTTGCAAATTTCATTACAAGATGCCAATTCAACTAGTGCTAGCAAACAACACAAGAGACAAGGAAGTCCACCTCAGAGAAAGACAAGAGAGGGACATCAATTGGATTGACAATGGTGCCGGCTGGTGCTGCATGACAAAGTAGCTGCTTAGTTCAATAATGTTGCAAAAGAAAAAACGACCTCCTAAGAACATTGTTATTCTCAAGAACATGGAACACAATTCATGTAGGAGTATGCCAGACCAAAGGGATAGAAATTATGAAAATTTCAAGATTATCTAAAAGCAATCGGTAAAATCTACTCCCTGCGGTTCATCATAAGTATTATGTATCGGAAGGGGTATAAAGATCATCTAAAAGCATTCAGTAATAATAGTTGTAAGAAGGGACCATTTTGTGTTCAGATCACCTTGTGTTAAATATATCCAGTTATTTCAAGCCCATCCAAATCAAGATGTAAGGGATAGGAACCCGTCAGAAATTTTGTGAGGGCAGGAAGCCGTTGGAATTTGGTAGATACAGTTAATGACGAATTCCCACGTTTGACTATAGCCTTTCAAAGGCATGAGACGGCAGCCGCAGGAAGACGATCACCGCGGAGCTGGGCACAACAGGATTGTAACGAACAAACAGGAATCATCAAAGGGAGGACGCGAGAAACTACACGTCTACACGCCACTAACCTGCCCCGTAGGAGCTCGTGGCGGCTCTGGCGACCGCTGCTCTCAACCGAAGGAGACCCGCGGGCACGGCGGCTACGCGCAGCGATGGAGCGATCTTCTTCAGCGCGAGCGAGGGCCGACGCGAAGGGGAGACGCGGTGGCCGGCGGCAGCAGCTGAGGCGGAGAGGTTGGCCATCGGAGGAGAATTGGGCAGGAATATGGGGCCGTAGGCTATCACTATGAGTGttcctttcttttctgttttttgcagagaaaacaaacgAGACCAACCAACATTAGCCCTTAGTGGGTTCTTTTTATGAAAGAAATGGTTCCTAGGGAGAATTCTATAAATTTGATCCTAGCAATGGTCCTACTCCAAGAGCATCTTCAACGGGGCGCCTAGAACAGCCCTGCGATAAAACAATTTTACATTGTCTAATTTACATTTTTTGCACGCGAGGCAGACGATTGCTTTATCAAGCGTTGTACTTTCGCGCGTGAATAGCAGCGCTTCACCAAACGCGCAAAAATGCAGCGCGTCCACAAATTCCAAATAGCAACAAATATAGAATAATCAAGATCATATAGAACCAAAAAAACAGTTATAAATACTTTAATTATTATTACAACACAAACAAATAGTTTATTTTTAAtacaaaaaatagataaaaaataaTATAATACATAGTTTTTCAGCACTACAACAAACATACAATGAGGTGAAACATGCTACTCTGATCATGCACATCATCGTCTCAAATAGCTTTGTACGAGGCAATGAAGCGGGCTACCATCTATTCTCAGGGCATCCCATCAACTCATAGTGCAAGTAATCATTGTTTTGCCCTGGCTCATTCTCGATGATCATGCTATGCATGATGATACAAAGTTCATGATGACCAAAGTATCTCTTGATCCCAAAATCATACGCCAAACTCATCTACAAATAATGAAAAATCTGACTACATTCAACAAATAAACGAGAACGCTGAAAATTAAAGGACGGGTTGACCTCATGCCATACCTTCGAGCACCTTGCGGGCGTAGCGTCGG includes:
- the LOC124692130 gene encoding LOW QUALITY PROTEIN: D-amino-acid transaminase, chloroplastic-like (The sequence of the model RefSeq protein was modified relative to this genomic sequence to represent the inferred CDS: inserted 1 base in 1 codon), which gives rise to MANLSASAAAAGHRVSPSRRPSLALKKIAPSLRVAAVPAGLLRLRAAVARAATSSYGAAPAGTIVNPIDVPLLSFSEVAKRLDAFQASGARNQTYMAMYSSIFGGITTDPSAMVIPIDDHMVHRGHGVFDTAAIMDGHLYELEQHLDRFLKSAHMAKIPLPFDRSTILSVLIQTVCASNCTQGSLRYWLSVGPGDFQLSSSGCTKSALYAIVIDSPTLPVPSGCKVITSSIPVKSPQFAVMKSVNYLPNALTKVEGEENGGFTGIWLDDEGFVAEGSNMNVGFVTRNKELLMPRFDKILSGCTAKRVLALAEQLVENGGLSGISSRNVSVQEGRXADEMMLIGSGILVKPVVQWDDQMIGSGKEGPIAQTLFNLILEDMRSGPPSVRIRVPY